One Drosophila santomea strain STO CAGO 1482 chromosome X, Prin_Dsan_1.1, whole genome shotgun sequence DNA segment encodes these proteins:
- the LOC120455160 gene encoding rho GTPase-activating protein 26 isoform X4 has translation MGGGKNVRRGLEPLEFEECIVDSPDFRENLNRHEKELDHTSHQIKRIIKEVKDLMSAAKMLSTRMKQLAILLNDFNFECIGTAQTDDENVICESLKRFGAIIGNIEDEREKMLTLADKHIIESLEDFRKKQIGGVKENKKKFDKKTEKFCQSQERFLNMSTKKPENTIQEADASLGMHEREYIQESLSYVLRIQEVQERIKFEFVEILLAFISGWLVFYHTAHEQAEDHRDYLQDLRHKVQKTRENFEEAREKVTELKTKYMEKRTKPEEIFTKRGYLFLMEKKPFKATWTKYYCTFKKQKREFTMLQFNQMNHNFTRPEARDDEKLTLFSCQRRASEFEKRFCFDLTFKEKPGVVYTFQALSEKDHRYWISAMDGTEPTYLAPGKIKVSEAYHLDEAGFMFIRRCIQVLEIRGLEDEGIYRKSGVGTKISKLLALGLNQKETDDVFVDDKYRDLMESNTIASALKMYLRNLNEPLMTYQYHSDFIEAAKQETLNQRVNEVHKLVYKLPQPNFQMLDMVICHLTDVSRKYEKNKMSVFNLGVVFGPTLLRPREESVAAILDIKFNNIVINILIDNYERIFKNKPSAEVKLPDAAKAPSIMYPSRSSPPTRMPRASQIGKAASTGAMGSSNTAANPMFLNQQKIYRVVSKTNCTEPTISSSLQNIPNGDNYAHGSTAMNSSGGAQCISLSPPMHMLNGILSPTIGSINNLHTISKNEASTRRFVPSSCTDTDVAPDYGIIGANNGGVTLQSHHAVPVSSTTNFRHPEYLMTTANPVTQSGSSSHIYTNTSSAGATSSNRISLSNVSPPNTAMRKERFLGSASGPQQHPPVQRGLHSYGQTKHYSPLMPTSTSSSNDSVCDSLSSNNGLGSSIVANSNSGSVAQHLSTRNANDYALITSQNSSLSPHLGPTCDEVVTATTLPTVSLSCGGNASESTEYPPSKMHRNRDINQIKRDLSTGTARVRTLYACMGESEGELSFEPNQIITNVRYSHEPGWLQGTLNGKTGLIPENYVEHLKPHH, from the exons TGCTGTCCACTAGAATGAAACAATTGGCCATTTTACTTAACGACTTTAACTTTGAGTGCATTGGCACTGCTCAGACCGACGATGAGAATGTCATTTGTGAAAGCCTCAAGCGCTTTGGTGCTATAATTGGCAATATTGAGGATGAGCGCGAAAAAATG CTAACGCTCGCCGATAAACATATAATTGAGTCACTGGAGGATTTTCGAAAAAAGCAAATCGGTGGCgtcaaagaaaacaaaaagaaattcGATAAAAAGACGGAGAAATTTTGTCAATCGCAGGAGCGTTTCCTTAATATGTCAACTAAAAAGCCCGAAAACACAATACAGGAG GCTGACGCCAGTTTGGGGATGCATGAACGCGAGTATATCCAGGAGTCGCTGAGCTATGTGCTGCGCATCCAAGAAGTGCAGGAACGAATCAAATTCGAATTTGTCGAAATACTGCTCGCATTTATTTCTGGCTGGCTCGTTTTCTACCACACAGCGCACGAACAGGCGGAGGATCATCGCGATTATCTGCAGGATTTGAGGCACAAAGTCCAAAAA ACTCGGGAAAATTTCGAGGAGGCACGCGAAAAAGTGACTGAACTGAAAACAAAGTATATGGAAAAACGCACA AAGCCCGAGGAAATTTTTACAAAACGTGGTTACCTATTTCTAATGGAGAAAA AGCCATTCAAAGCCACCTGGACAAAATACTATTGCACATTCAAGAAGCAAAAGCGAGAATTCACTATGCTCCAGTTCAATCAGATGAATCACAATTTCACGAGACCCGAGGCGCGTGACGACGAGAAACTGACGCTGTTCTCATGCCAGCGACGGGCATCTGAGTTCGAGAAGAGGTTctgcttcgatttgacatTCAAGGAGAAGCCAGGCGTCGTTTACACATTTCAAGCCTTGAGCGAAAAGGATCATCGCTATTGGATTAGCGCCATGGACGGTACGGAGCCG ACATATCTGGCTCCCGGTAAAATCAAAGTCAGCGAGGCATACCATCTGGATGAAGCCGGATTCATGTTCATCCGCCGATGCATTCAAGTATTAGAGATTCGAGGTCTGGAGGATGAGGGTATCTACCGAAAGAGTGGTGTTGGCACCAAAATCAGCAAGCTGCTGGCACTGGGTCTAAATCAAAAGGAAACCGACGATGTCTTCGTCGACGATAAGTACCGCGATTTAATGGAAAGCAACACCATTGCTAGTGCCCTGAAAATGTATCTGCGAAATCTAAATGAGCCATTGATGACGTATCAATACCATAGTGATTTCATTGAAGCAGCAA aGCAAGAAACCCTCAATCAGCGCGTGAATGAGGTGCACAAGCTGGTCTACAAGTTGCCGCAGCCCAACTTTCAGATGCTCGACATGGTTATTTGTCATCTAACCGA CGTTTCGCGCAAGTACGAGAAGAACAAAATGTCCGTATTTAATCTGGGAGTGGTCTTCGGGCCGACATTGCTGCGTCCGCGAGAGGAATCAGTTGCCGCCATACTGGATATTAAGTTTAATAATATCGTCATCAACATTCTAATTGATAACTACGAGAGGATATTCAAGAACAAGCCCAGCGCTGAAGTTAAGTTGCCGGACGCCGCGAAGGCGCCCAGCATCATGTACCCCAGTCGCAGCAGTCCACCGACCAGAATGCCACGGGCCTCTCAAATCGGAAAGGCCGCTTCAACGGGTGCCatgggcagcagcaacacagcGGCGAATCCAATGTTCTTGAATCAGCAGAAAATCTATCGGGTAGTCAGCAAAACCAATTGCACAGAGCCCACCATTTCATCCAGCCTGCAAAATATTCCGAATGGCGACAACTATGCCCATGGATCGACGGCCATGAATAGTTCGGGCGGCGCTCAATGCATATCTCTGTCGCCGCCGATGCACATGCTCAATGGCATACTGTCGCCGACCATTGGGAGCATCAATAATCTGCACACAATATCGAAAAATGAGGCCAGCACACGGCGGTTTGTGCCCAGCTCATGCACTGACACTGATGTCGCGCCCGATTATGGTATTATAGGTGCTAACAACGGTGGCGTGACGTTGCAATCGCATCACGCCGTACCGGTTAGTAGCACGACTAATTTTCGACATCCCGAGTACCTAATGACCACGGCCAATCCGGTGACTCAGTCGGGCTCCAGTAGCCACATCTATACGAACACGTCTAGTGCTGGTGCTACCTCAAGCAATCGGATTAGTCTAAGCAATGTATCCCCGCCAAATACAGCAATGCGCAAGGAGCGATTCCTGGGCAGTGCCAGTGGTCCGCAGCAGCATCCGCCCGTCCAACGGGGACTGCACTCGTACGGCCAAACAAAACATTATTCACCCCTAATGCCAACATCAACATCCAGCTCCAACGACAGCGTATGTGATTCACTTTCTTCCAACAACGGCTTGGGCAGCTCCATTgtggccaacagcaacagcgggAGTGTGGCCCAGCATCTAAGCACACGGAACGCCAATGATTATGCGCTTATAACGTCACAGAATTCATCGCTGTCGCCACATCTGGGACCCACCTGCGACGAGGTCGTCACGGCCACAACATTGCCCACGGTTAGCCTCAGCTGTGGGGGCAACGCCAGCGAAAGCACCGAATATCCGCCTAGTAAAATGCATCGTAATCGTGACATCAACCAAATAAAACGTGATTTGTCAACGGGCACGGC ACGTGTGCGCACACTTTATGCTTGCATGGGAGAAAGCGAGGGCGAGCTTTCTTTCGAGCCCAACCAAATAATAACCAATG TTCGTTACTCCCACGAACCTGGCTGGCTGCAGGGCACACTAAATGGGAAAACAGGACTCATTCCGGAGAACTATGTGGAACATTTGAAGCCTCACCATTAG
- the LOC120455160 gene encoding rho GTPase-activating protein 26 isoform X3, which yields MGGGKNVRRGLEPLEFEECIVDSPDFRENLNRHEKELDHTSHQIKRIIKEVKDLMSAAKMLSTRMKQLAILLNDFNFECIGTAQTDDENVICESLKRFGAIIGNIEDEREKMLTLADKHIIESLEDFRKKQIGGVKENKKKFDKKTEKFCQSQERFLNMSTKKPENTIQEADASLGMHEREYIQESLSYVLRIQEVQERIKFEFVEILLAFISGWLVFYHTAHEQAEDHRDYLQDLRHKVQKTRENFEEAREKVTELKTKYMEKRTPEEIFTKRGYLFLMEKSSILKISLLEPFKATWTKYYCTFKKQKREFTMLQFNQMNHNFTRPEARDDEKLTLFSCQRRASEFEKRFCFDLTFKEKPGVVYTFQALSEKDHRYWISAMDGTEPTYLAPGKIKVSEAYHLDEAGFMFIRRCIQVLEIRGLEDEGIYRKSGVGTKISKLLALGLNQKETDDVFVDDKYRDLMESNTIASALKMYLRNLNEPLMTYQYHSDFIEAAKQETLNQRVNEVHKLVYKLPQPNFQMLDMVICHLTDVSRKYEKNKMSVFNLGVVFGPTLLRPREESVAAILDIKFNNIVINILIDNYERIFKNKPSAEVKLPDAAKAPSIMYPSRSSPPTRMPRASQIGKAASTGAMGSSNTAANPMFLNQQKIYRVVSKTNCTEPTISSSLQNIPNGDNYAHGSTAMNSSGGAQCISLSPPMHMLNGILSPTIGSINNLHTISKNEASTRRFVPSSCTDTDVAPDYGIIGANNGGVTLQSHHAVPVSSTTNFRHPEYLMTTANPVTQSGSSSHIYTNTSSAGATSSNRISLSNVSPPNTAMRKERFLGSASGPQQHPPVQRGLHSYGQTKHYSPLMPTSTSSSNDSVCDSLSSNNGLGSSIVANSNSGSVAQHLSTRNANDYALITSQNSSLSPHLGPTCDEVVTATTLPTVSLSCGGNASESTEYPPSKMHRNRDINQIKRDLSTGTARVRTLYACMGESEGELSFEPNQIITNVRYSHEPGWLQGTLNGKTGLIPENYVEHLKPHH from the exons TGCTGTCCACTAGAATGAAACAATTGGCCATTTTACTTAACGACTTTAACTTTGAGTGCATTGGCACTGCTCAGACCGACGATGAGAATGTCATTTGTGAAAGCCTCAAGCGCTTTGGTGCTATAATTGGCAATATTGAGGATGAGCGCGAAAAAATG CTAACGCTCGCCGATAAACATATAATTGAGTCACTGGAGGATTTTCGAAAAAAGCAAATCGGTGGCgtcaaagaaaacaaaaagaaattcGATAAAAAGACGGAGAAATTTTGTCAATCGCAGGAGCGTTTCCTTAATATGTCAACTAAAAAGCCCGAAAACACAATACAGGAG GCTGACGCCAGTTTGGGGATGCATGAACGCGAGTATATCCAGGAGTCGCTGAGCTATGTGCTGCGCATCCAAGAAGTGCAGGAACGAATCAAATTCGAATTTGTCGAAATACTGCTCGCATTTATTTCTGGCTGGCTCGTTTTCTACCACACAGCGCACGAACAGGCGGAGGATCATCGCGATTATCTGCAGGATTTGAGGCACAAAGTCCAAAAA ACTCGGGAAAATTTCGAGGAGGCACGCGAAAAAGTGACTGAACTGAAAACAAAGTATATGGAAAAACGCACA CCCGAGGAAATTTTTACAAAACGTGGTTACCTATTTCTAATGGAGAAAA GTTCCATTCTGAAAATCTCCCTTCTAGAGCCATTCAAAGCCACCTGGACAAAATACTATTGCACATTCAAGAAGCAAAAGCGAGAATTCACTATGCTCCAGTTCAATCAGATGAATCACAATTTCACGAGACCCGAGGCGCGTGACGACGAGAAACTGACGCTGTTCTCATGCCAGCGACGGGCATCTGAGTTCGAGAAGAGGTTctgcttcgatttgacatTCAAGGAGAAGCCAGGCGTCGTTTACACATTTCAAGCCTTGAGCGAAAAGGATCATCGCTATTGGATTAGCGCCATGGACGGTACGGAGCCG ACATATCTGGCTCCCGGTAAAATCAAAGTCAGCGAGGCATACCATCTGGATGAAGCCGGATTCATGTTCATCCGCCGATGCATTCAAGTATTAGAGATTCGAGGTCTGGAGGATGAGGGTATCTACCGAAAGAGTGGTGTTGGCACCAAAATCAGCAAGCTGCTGGCACTGGGTCTAAATCAAAAGGAAACCGACGATGTCTTCGTCGACGATAAGTACCGCGATTTAATGGAAAGCAACACCATTGCTAGTGCCCTGAAAATGTATCTGCGAAATCTAAATGAGCCATTGATGACGTATCAATACCATAGTGATTTCATTGAAGCAGCAA aGCAAGAAACCCTCAATCAGCGCGTGAATGAGGTGCACAAGCTGGTCTACAAGTTGCCGCAGCCCAACTTTCAGATGCTCGACATGGTTATTTGTCATCTAACCGA CGTTTCGCGCAAGTACGAGAAGAACAAAATGTCCGTATTTAATCTGGGAGTGGTCTTCGGGCCGACATTGCTGCGTCCGCGAGAGGAATCAGTTGCCGCCATACTGGATATTAAGTTTAATAATATCGTCATCAACATTCTAATTGATAACTACGAGAGGATATTCAAGAACAAGCCCAGCGCTGAAGTTAAGTTGCCGGACGCCGCGAAGGCGCCCAGCATCATGTACCCCAGTCGCAGCAGTCCACCGACCAGAATGCCACGGGCCTCTCAAATCGGAAAGGCCGCTTCAACGGGTGCCatgggcagcagcaacacagcGGCGAATCCAATGTTCTTGAATCAGCAGAAAATCTATCGGGTAGTCAGCAAAACCAATTGCACAGAGCCCACCATTTCATCCAGCCTGCAAAATATTCCGAATGGCGACAACTATGCCCATGGATCGACGGCCATGAATAGTTCGGGCGGCGCTCAATGCATATCTCTGTCGCCGCCGATGCACATGCTCAATGGCATACTGTCGCCGACCATTGGGAGCATCAATAATCTGCACACAATATCGAAAAATGAGGCCAGCACACGGCGGTTTGTGCCCAGCTCATGCACTGACACTGATGTCGCGCCCGATTATGGTATTATAGGTGCTAACAACGGTGGCGTGACGTTGCAATCGCATCACGCCGTACCGGTTAGTAGCACGACTAATTTTCGACATCCCGAGTACCTAATGACCACGGCCAATCCGGTGACTCAGTCGGGCTCCAGTAGCCACATCTATACGAACACGTCTAGTGCTGGTGCTACCTCAAGCAATCGGATTAGTCTAAGCAATGTATCCCCGCCAAATACAGCAATGCGCAAGGAGCGATTCCTGGGCAGTGCCAGTGGTCCGCAGCAGCATCCGCCCGTCCAACGGGGACTGCACTCGTACGGCCAAACAAAACATTATTCACCCCTAATGCCAACATCAACATCCAGCTCCAACGACAGCGTATGTGATTCACTTTCTTCCAACAACGGCTTGGGCAGCTCCATTgtggccaacagcaacagcgggAGTGTGGCCCAGCATCTAAGCACACGGAACGCCAATGATTATGCGCTTATAACGTCACAGAATTCATCGCTGTCGCCACATCTGGGACCCACCTGCGACGAGGTCGTCACGGCCACAACATTGCCCACGGTTAGCCTCAGCTGTGGGGGCAACGCCAGCGAAAGCACCGAATATCCGCCTAGTAAAATGCATCGTAATCGTGACATCAACCAAATAAAACGTGATTTGTCAACGGGCACGGC ACGTGTGCGCACACTTTATGCTTGCATGGGAGAAAGCGAGGGCGAGCTTTCTTTCGAGCCCAACCAAATAATAACCAATG TTCGTTACTCCCACGAACCTGGCTGGCTGCAGGGCACACTAAATGGGAAAACAGGACTCATTCCGGAGAACTATGTGGAACATTTGAAGCCTCACCATTAG